A part of Brassica rapa cultivar Chiifu-401-42 chromosome A05, CAAS_Brap_v3.01, whole genome shotgun sequence genomic DNA contains:
- the LOC103869330 gene encoding uncharacterized protein LOC103869330, whose amino-acid sequence MKSRYTKTGSAVILLFCLFIITSASSSSFIQQVTDDFTTNLQLDDGDGPDPIQGEAHYFHTHVQDGDGPDPIQGEAHYLHNHDQEVSSRDYKVSASNAIVKGLRSRPPSSYSLKMESFNTLLKSKYSERYVSRPFSAAGYNWTLVVYPNGNKNDKGSGYLSLYAAIDNSTLAPHEEVYVDLRFYVFNKKEKKYFTIQDTDVWRYNNFKTMWGFSQVLPGYTFKSPYNGYLYDGDHCEFGVDVTTPTVFQTSELFTVANNFKTPTFTWRLLKFSTLLEDTYLSDTFSIGGRRWNIQVNPSGRDKGKGKALSMYLIVNHNEELRPFERIYVRAKLRVLNKFKFRNVERQIDNWFSRWETGRAYGWGSSEFVPLSNLKDSSKGFLVDDKLTVQVEIEAVSTTKYFPS is encoded by the exons ATGAAGAGTCGTTACACAAAGACCGGTTCTGCTGTAATTCTCTTGTTTTGTCTATTCATCATCACCTCTGCCTCTTCAAGTTCCTTCATACAGCAAGTCACTGATGACTTCACCACAAACTTGCAAT TGGACGATGGAGATGGACCAGACCCAATCCAGGGAGAAGCACATTACTTTCACACACATGTTCAAGATGGAGATGGACCAGATCCAATCCAGGGAGAAGCCCATTACTTACATAACCATGACCAAGAGGTCTCATCACGTGACTATAAAGTCTCAGCTTCAAACGCAATAGTGAAGGGTCTCAGAAGTCGTCCTCCATCTTCTTACTCTCTAAAGATGGAGTCGTTCAACACCCTACTTAAGTCGAAATACTCAGAGAGATATGTATCTCGTCCTTTCTCAGCCGCTGGCTATAACTG GACACTTGTTGTGTACCCGAACGGGAACAAGAATGATAAAGGTTCAGGGTACCTCTCGCTTTACGCAGCCATAGACAACTCCACTCTCGCTCCACATGAAGAGGTTTACGTTGATCTCAGGTTTTACGTCTTCaacaagaaagagaagaagtacTTTACCATCCAAG ATACAGATGTTTGGAgatataataatttcaaaacGATGTGGGGGTTCTCTCAGGTTCTCCCTGGTTATACATTTAAAAGCCCCTATAATGGATACCTCTATGATGGAGATCACTGCGAGTTTGGTGTTGATGTGACCACTCCCACTGTCTTTCAAACATCAGAACTTTTCACTGTTGCTAACAATTTCAAAACCCCGACATTCACCTGGAGACTTCTGAAGTTCTCCACGTTGCTCGAAGATACTTACTTGTCTGATACTTTCTCCATCGGAGGAAGACGTTG GAATATACAAGTGAATCCAAGTGGTCGTGACAAGGGAAAGGGAAAAGCTTTGTCCATGTATCTTATCGTTAATCATAACGAGGAACTCAGACCTTTTGAGAGGATTTATGTTCGTGCTAAGCTTCGAGTTCTTAACAAATTCAAATTCAGAAACGTTGAAAGGCAAA TTGATAACTGGTTCAGTCGTTGGGAAACTGGACGTGCTTATGGTTGGGGTTCTAGTGAATTTGTCCCTCTCTCTAATCTCAAAGATTCATCAAAGGGGTTTCTTGTGGATGATAAGTTGACTGTTCAAGTCGAAATTGAAGCCGTTTCTACAACCAAGTACTTTCCTAGTTAG
- the LOC103869331 gene encoding uncharacterized protein At5g41620, translated as MKPRSIRQRRSGVRRRTRPETPVLKCKAEDQNRERCGAVEEDDNGEWSNQVDEKPSKEGRRSVKAETGRKLAAGVWRLQVPDAVSSGGDERRMDRLGFQGSAGGHLGPLFFYHHDHKHSGFQTSNNLRSMRSPPAAPTKSGFLCKEASIPFPDSAMEAATKWDPIRLDARDDVHQIYSNVKLTDQQLNAASSIELKLEEARARIEDLESEKRSQKKKLEHFLRKVSEERASWRSKEHEKVRAIIEDMKDDINREKKARHKLEAVNLKLVNELADSKLAVKRHMHDYQKERKARELIEEVCDELAKEIEEDKAEIDALKSESMNLREEVDDERRMLQMAEVWREERVQMKLIDAKLALEEKYSQMNKLVGELEAFLSSRNATTSVKEAEVLRETVASVSDVHEVKEFTYEPAKPDDILMLFEEMNLGEAIQDGETEQCVGYSPVSHGSEVHRVSSDNKGRLSNALATMNGEFEEDDSGWETVSHQEEHRSSFSPDESVHFTSNNHQRDSNVSANGTEFQKTPLREIKEVYPVPRRQSKKVSSMAKLWSSIEGINGRVSFSNARKSNAGMVSPRKGGFRTLDLVASSPDSAYANVNRGGMKGCIEWPRGTHKNNVKTKLMEAQVESQKVQLKHVLEHKI; from the exons ATGAAACCGAGATCGATCCGTCAGCGGAGATCCGGCGTCAGGAGGCGGACCAGACCGGAGACTCCTGTGTTGAAATGTAAAGCGGAGGATCAAAACAGGGAGCGATGCGGCGCAGTTGAAGAGGATGATAATGGTGAGTGGAGCAATCAGGTTGATGAGAAACCCAGCAAGGAAGGAAGGAGAAGTGTGAAAGCTGAGACGGGAAGGAAACTCGCGGCGGGAGTGTGGCGGTTGCAAGTCCCCGATGCGGTTTCTAGCGGCGGAGATGAGAGGAGAATGGATCGGTTAGGGTTTCAG GGAAGTGCTGGTGGACATTTGGGTCCTCTGTTTTTCTATCACCATGATCATAAACATTCTGGCTTTCAAACCAGCAACAACTTAAGAAGCATGCGTAGTCCTCCTGCTGCTCCAACCAAGAGTGGATTCTTGTGTAAG GAGGCTTCGATTCCATTTCCCGACTCTGCGATGGAGGCGGCAACAAAATGGGATCCTATACGCTTAGATGCAAGGGATGACGTCCACCAAATCTACAGCAACGTGAAGCTGACTGATCAACAACTGAATGCTGCTTCTTCTATTGAGCTCAAACTTGAGGAAGCTCGTGCCCGCATCGAGGATCTCGAGAGTGAGAAGCGATCTCAGAAAAAGAAGCTTGAGCACTTCCTGAGGAAAGTTAGCGAGGAGAGAGCATCTTGGCGGAGCAAGGAGCATGAGAAGGTCCGAGCAATCATTGAAGACATGAAAGATGACATCAACCGGGAAAAGAAAGCTCGTCATAAGTTAGAAGCTGTCAATCTAAAACTAGTGAATGAGCTTGCAGATTCAAAGCTGGCTGTGAAGCGTCACATGCATGACTACCAAAAGGAAAGGAAGGCAAGAGAGTTAATCGAAGAAGTTTGCGATGAACTCGCCAAGGAGATAGAAGAAGACAAAGCTGAGATTGATGCTTTGAAGAGTGAATCCATGAATCTGAGAGAGGAAGTGGACGATGAGAGAAGAATGCTGCAAATGGCTGAGGTTTGGCGTGAGGAACGTGTCCAAATGAAGCTTATTGATGCCAAATTAGCACTCGAGGAGAAGTACTCACAAATGAACAAGCTTGTAGGAGAGTTGGAGGCCTTCCTCAGTTCAAGAAATGCTACTACAAGTGTGAAAGAGGCTGAAGTGTTAAGAGAGACTGTTGCATCAGTCAGTGATGTCCATGAAGTCAAGGAGTTTACATATGAACCCGCTAAACCGGATGATATCTTAATGTTATTTGAAGAAATGAACTTGGGTGAAGCCATCCAAGATGGAGAAACCGAGCAATGCGTTGGTTACAGTCCGGTCAGCCACGGTTCAGAAGTTCACAGGGTAAGTTCAGATAACAAAGGGAGACTCTCAAATGCTCTAGCAACAATGAATGGTGAATTTGAAGAAGATGACAGTGGTTGGGAAACCGTGAGCCATCAGGAAGAACACAGATCCAGTTTCTCTCCAGATGAGAGCGTCCATTTCACTAGCAACAATCATCAACGTGACAGCAATGTATCTGCGAATGGCACGGAGTTTCAGAAGACTCCATTGAGAGAAATAAAAGAAGTATACCCGGTTCCTAGAAGGCAGTCCAAGAAGGTATCGTCAATGGCTAAGCTCTGGAGTTCAATAGAAGGTATCAACGGAAGGGTTTCATTTTCAAACGCGAGAAAGTCAAATGCAGGGATGGTTTCACCAAGGAAAGGCGGATTCAGGACGTTGGACTTGGTGGCCTCATCACCAGACTCGGCATATGCTAATGTAAACCGAGGAGGGATGAAAGGGTGCATAGAGTGGCCTAGAGGAACACATAAGAACAACGTGAAGACAAAGCTTATGGAAGCACAAGTCGAGAGCCAAAAGGTTCAGCTGAAACATGTCCTTGAGCATAAGATCTAG